The following are from one region of the Alkalimarinus sediminis genome:
- a CDS encoding SdiA-regulated domain-containing protein — MSPFGHYLVFILLLSTSVSNVFASSYDNAKPLKLEQHWALSGVENLQPSGLSVCGAKLIMVSDRHSDKIFSIPLSNKPTTEVETYRTLSPFTDLPEQIRWQERLMDWGLRWTQKRFDWEGIHCNPDGTIFLASESLSAVATVEPDGSSRWITPSFINQLRTHTFASSLNTGFEGIAADEQQLYLAIEREPRGLLSVSMLTLPPRIDNLKIVDQEGVISPLSADFTGLWLEKPSGQPVKIYTLERNYFRVCRRHYDTWEIEVCWRYRDTEKSTAFRFESDHFGLAEGIARLGDAVYIVLDNNDQPRRLNSSRNPLLFKFKRPDNW, encoded by the coding sequence ATGTCACCATTTGGCCACTATCTCGTTTTTATTTTGTTACTTTCAACCTCTGTGTCTAACGTGTTCGCCAGCAGTTATGACAACGCCAAGCCACTAAAACTTGAGCAACACTGGGCTCTTTCGGGTGTTGAAAACCTGCAACCCTCTGGGCTATCGGTCTGCGGCGCTAAGCTCATCATGGTATCCGACCGTCATAGCGATAAAATATTCTCTATTCCTCTCTCAAATAAGCCGACTACTGAGGTCGAAACCTATAGAACACTCTCACCTTTTACCGATCTGCCTGAGCAAATAAGATGGCAAGAGCGGTTAATGGACTGGGGACTGCGTTGGACTCAAAAACGTTTTGACTGGGAGGGTATACACTGCAATCCTGACGGGACTATCTTTTTGGCCAGTGAGTCACTATCTGCAGTCGCCACAGTAGAGCCGGATGGAAGCTCTCGCTGGATAACACCAAGCTTTATCAATCAATTGCGAACGCATACATTTGCGTCAAGCCTAAACACTGGGTTTGAAGGCATTGCAGCCGATGAACAGCAGCTATACCTGGCAATAGAGCGAGAGCCGAGAGGATTGCTAAGCGTCTCCATGCTCACTCTGCCACCCCGCATTGATAACCTTAAAATAGTCGATCAAGAAGGTGTGATAAGCCCATTAAGCGCCGACTTTACCGGGCTGTGGTTGGAGAAACCTAGCGGCCAACCAGTCAAGATCTACACCCTTGAACGAAACTATTTCAGAGTATGTCGACGCCACTATGACACTTGGGAAATTGAGGTGTGTTGGCGTTATCGTGACACCGAAAAATCAACAGCGTTTAGGTTTGAGAGTGATCACTTCGGTTTGGCCGAGGGCATTGCCCGCTTGGGCGACGCTGTCTATATTGTACTGGATAATAATGACCAGCCAAGACGCCTTAACAGCAGCCGTAACCCTCTGTTATTTAAGTTTAAACGCCCTGATAACTGGTAG
- the cobD gene encoding threonine-phosphate decarboxylase CobD, translating to MLAHGGNLSAAAKDFGIPEADWLDLSTGLNPVAWQLNSPIPTEYLTRLPYPDSQLQEAATRYFSTTNILPIAGSQAAIQMLPQIIKSSTVAVPSVGYEEHRYHWHKNGHTLQAYNPYQDDLITIAQQSQPSVILVINPNNPTAHLHSRETLLKLLNIVESYGGLLIVDEAFIDTQPENSLSTTESESLIILRSIGKFFGLPGIRTGFVIACQHWLDKIESALGPWTLSGPSQWIATQCLNDKAWQQQAMKSLKGQATEQAAMLSNELERFGIGAGNSTDYFISFTMTKNIAEQMKVHFGKQGILVRSIELDTQRSLLRFGLCANPDAVAKVQRAASSLLLT from the coding sequence ATGTTAGCGCACGGTGGCAATTTATCTGCGGCAGCTAAAGATTTTGGTATTCCTGAGGCTGATTGGCTCGACCTTTCAACAGGTCTTAATCCTGTTGCGTGGCAGCTGAATAGCCCTATTCCTACTGAGTACCTGACAAGACTTCCCTACCCCGATAGCCAGCTGCAAGAGGCTGCCACTCGCTATTTCAGCACTACAAATATTTTACCTATCGCAGGTTCGCAAGCGGCCATACAAATGCTCCCCCAAATTATCAAATCCAGCACCGTCGCTGTGCCTTCAGTGGGTTATGAAGAGCATCGTTATCATTGGCACAAAAACGGTCATACACTGCAAGCCTATAACCCCTACCAAGATGACCTCATCACCATCGCACAACAATCTCAGCCCTCGGTCATACTGGTTATCAATCCGAACAACCCGACTGCTCATCTACATAGCAGAGAGACATTACTGAAACTCTTAAACATCGTAGAAAGCTACGGGGGCCTGCTAATTGTTGATGAAGCCTTTATCGATACCCAACCCGAAAACAGCCTTTCGACTACTGAGTCTGAGTCACTCATCATTCTACGCTCTATCGGGAAGTTTTTTGGCCTGCCGGGGATTCGTACCGGCTTTGTTATCGCATGCCAACATTGGCTTGATAAAATTGAATCTGCACTCGGCCCCTGGACACTCAGTGGGCCAAGCCAATGGATAGCGACTCAATGTTTAAATGATAAGGCTTGGCAGCAGCAGGCAATGAAGTCTTTGAAAGGTCAGGCGACAGAACAAGCCGCGATGCTATCGAATGAATTAGAGCGCTTCGGTATTGGAGCAGGTAATTCAACCGATTATTTTATTTCGTTTACCATGACGAAGAATATAGCGGAGCAGATGAAAGTGCATTTTGGGAAGCAGGGGATATTAGTTCGGAGTATCGAGCTAGATACCCAACGCAGCCTATTGCGATTTGGTTTATGTGCTAACCCTGATGCAGTAGCAAAGGTTCAAAGAGCTGCGTCTAGTTTGCTATTGACCTGA
- a CDS encoding Yip1 family protein: protein MSFGHTVGLLTHPDQEWEAIREEHESVSKLYLSHVFILAFLPAAAAYYGTAQVGWQIGGGEVVKLTSGSALQLCALFYLATLVGIYGIGRAIDFFATTYGVGEHEHNGVILAAYTATPMLIMGIVAAYPVLWLNMLVGVAAVAYSVYLLYEGLPILMKIPEERGFMFATSVLTVGLVMLVGLLAISVIVWSIGVGPVYVS from the coding sequence ATGAGCTTTGGACATACTGTTGGGCTATTGACCCATCCCGATCAAGAGTGGGAAGCAATCCGTGAAGAGCATGAGTCTGTCAGTAAACTCTACCTCTCTCACGTCTTTATTTTAGCATTTTTACCCGCTGCAGCGGCTTATTATGGCACTGCACAAGTGGGTTGGCAGATAGGAGGAGGTGAGGTTGTTAAACTAACGTCAGGCAGTGCATTGCAGTTATGTGCTTTGTTCTATCTTGCGACACTAGTGGGTATATATGGTATTGGTCGAGCCATTGATTTTTTTGCAACGACCTATGGTGTTGGTGAACATGAGCATAATGGGGTTATTCTTGCTGCATACACGGCAACGCCTATGTTAATTATGGGTATAGTAGCTGCTTACCCTGTGTTATGGCTGAATATGTTGGTGGGGGTTGCTGCGGTGGCTTACTCCGTTTACCTTCTGTATGAAGGCTTACCTATTTTGATGAAAATTCCTGAAGAGCGTGGTTTTATGTTTGCCACATCGGTCTTAACAGTTGGTTTAGTCATGTTGGTAGGCTTGTTAGCGATAAGTGTGATTGTATGGAGTATCGGTGTTGGCCCAGTATATGTCAGCTAA
- a CDS encoding ABC transporter ATP-binding protein: MFRFFEKLIKPFPPEVPKQPPNKLLAFCRHYIRGMEGPLILMTVLTALLAIFEVALFGFLGELVDWLSVKNPETLLQEEGYTLLGMGLLLLVAMPLLVLLHAAIVHQTLLGNFPMVIRWMAHRYLLRQSMSFYQNDFAGRIATKVMQTSLAVREAVMKLLDVMVYVGVYFVAMLVLIAQADFRLMLPLLVWLVLYVCLQYYFVPKLKKVATHQADARSSMTGRIVDSYTNIATVKLFSHSKRESDYAKESMDEFLGTVYQQMRLATGLNASVHALNYALVFSVAAMSIWLWMDSAISVGAIAIAVSLSLRLNGMAQWIMWEVSALFENIGTVNDGMTTLSQPLEVTDTVEAKALNVTNGELRFEHVGFHYGQESGVIDDLNLHIKPGEKVGLVGRSGAGKSTLVNLLLRFHDLAEGRVLIDDQDIKTVTQDSLRAQIGMVSQDTSLLHRSVRDNILYGHPDATEEQMIEAAKFAEAHEFIQGLTDKDGRTGYDAQVGERGVKLSGGQRQRIAIARVLLKNAAILLLDEATSALDSEIEAAIQHSLTKLMEGKTVIAIAHRLSTIAAMDRLIVLDEGKIVEQGTHQELVANGGIYAQLWAHQSGGFIGVEA; the protein is encoded by the coding sequence ATGTTTCGCTTTTTTGAAAAGCTTATTAAGCCTTTTCCCCCAGAAGTACCTAAACAGCCCCCCAACAAGTTGTTGGCATTCTGTCGCCACTATATTCGCGGAATGGAAGGGCCTTTAATATTAATGACGGTGCTCACTGCGTTGCTGGCCATTTTTGAAGTCGCGCTTTTTGGCTTTTTAGGGGAGCTTGTTGACTGGCTAAGTGTTAAAAACCCAGAGACACTTTTGCAAGAAGAGGGTTATACGCTGCTAGGTATGGGGCTATTGTTGTTAGTGGCCATGCCGCTATTGGTCTTGCTACACGCGGCGATAGTGCATCAAACGCTGTTGGGTAACTTCCCAATGGTGATTCGCTGGATGGCACATCGATATCTACTTAGACAAAGTATGTCGTTTTATCAGAACGATTTTGCCGGCCGTATTGCGACTAAAGTGATGCAAACTTCGTTGGCGGTGCGTGAAGCCGTGATGAAGCTACTAGATGTAATGGTTTATGTCGGTGTCTATTTTGTCGCTATGTTGGTGCTCATTGCACAAGCAGATTTTCGCTTAATGCTGCCTTTGCTTGTCTGGTTAGTGCTCTATGTTTGTTTGCAATATTACTTTGTACCAAAGCTCAAAAAAGTAGCCACTCATCAAGCAGATGCCCGTTCATCAATGACGGGACGAATTGTAGATAGTTACACCAATATTGCGACAGTAAAACTGTTTTCTCATAGTAAGCGAGAGTCTGACTATGCCAAAGAGAGTATGGATGAGTTTCTCGGTACGGTGTATCAGCAGATGCGTTTGGCAACAGGTTTAAATGCCAGCGTACATGCTCTTAATTACGCCTTGGTGTTTAGTGTCGCGGCGATGTCGATATGGTTATGGATGGATAGTGCTATTTCGGTAGGGGCAATCGCAATTGCTGTGAGCCTGTCATTACGACTTAACGGTATGGCGCAATGGATTATGTGGGAAGTCAGTGCACTATTTGAAAATATCGGGACAGTGAATGATGGCATGACGACACTCTCTCAACCGTTAGAAGTAACTGATACAGTCGAAGCAAAAGCACTTAATGTCACCAATGGTGAATTGCGATTTGAACATGTAGGCTTCCACTATGGTCAAGAGAGTGGTGTGATTGATGACTTGAACCTGCATATTAAACCAGGGGAAAAAGTAGGGCTGGTAGGGCGTTCCGGAGCAGGTAAATCTACCCTGGTTAATTTACTGTTAAGGTTTCATGATCTGGCAGAGGGTCGGGTATTAATAGATGACCAAGACATAAAAACCGTCACACAAGATAGTCTTCGTGCCCAAATTGGTATGGTCTCGCAAGATACGTCGCTACTGCACCGCTCTGTTCGTGACAATATTTTATATGGCCACCCAGATGCTACCGAAGAGCAGATGATAGAAGCCGCTAAGTTTGCTGAAGCTCATGAGTTTATTCAGGGTTTAACAGATAAAGATGGTCGTACAGGGTACGATGCTCAAGTCGGTGAGCGGGGTGTTAAGTTATCCGGTGGACAGCGGCAACGGATAGCTATTGCACGTGTGCTGTTAAAAAATGCCGCGATTTTGCTTTTGGATGAAGCAACCTCCGCATTGGATTCAGAAATCGAAGCCGCGATACAGCATAGCTTGACTAAGTTGATGGAGGGGAAAACCGTCATCGCGATTGCTCACCGCTTATCCACTATTGCGGCTATGGACCGGTTGATCGTCTTAGACGAAGGCAAAATAGTTGAGCAAGGTACCCATCAAGAGCTTGTCGCAAATGGCGGCATTTATGCCCAGTTGTGGGCGCATCAGTCGGGTGGGTTTATTGGGGTTGAAGCTTAA
- a CDS encoding metallophosphoesterase family protein, whose translation MLNIGEIKGSMLLFGGPYSNLQATLAIRQEAEKRGIASDHIVCTGDVVAYCGDPEATVNLIRDWGIHVVMGNCEESLAQDADDCGCGFEEGTTCSLLSNNWYQFARNQLSNDSKQWMSSLPRSIDFHSVGYHIHCIHGGVSHINQFVFASTDKQLKAEQLAHAQADIIVAGHCGLPFGQQIGDKAWLNAGVIGMPANEGKESVWYMLLSPKGSELEVSWHRLQYDVVAAQHAMQGVGLSKQYCHALKSGLWPSLDVLPEKEQALTGVELNLVPLMLRRLTD comes from the coding sequence ATGCTGAATATTGGTGAGATAAAAGGCTCAATGCTACTGTTTGGTGGGCCTTATAGTAATCTACAAGCCACGTTAGCGATCAGACAAGAAGCTGAAAAGCGAGGCATAGCGTCAGATCATATCGTCTGTACGGGCGATGTGGTTGCCTATTGCGGAGACCCAGAAGCGACAGTCAATTTGATTCGCGACTGGGGCATTCATGTCGTCATGGGCAACTGTGAAGAGTCTCTTGCGCAAGACGCTGATGATTGTGGCTGTGGTTTTGAAGAAGGTACGACCTGTTCACTGCTGTCTAATAACTGGTACCAGTTCGCAAGAAACCAGCTAAGCAACGATAGTAAACAATGGATGAGTTCATTACCTCGGTCAATAGATTTTCACTCTGTTGGGTACCACATTCACTGTATTCATGGGGGCGTTTCACATATCAATCAATTCGTTTTTGCCTCCACAGATAAGCAGCTAAAAGCAGAGCAATTAGCACACGCCCAAGCCGATATTATTGTGGCAGGGCATTGTGGGCTGCCCTTCGGCCAGCAGATAGGCGATAAGGCGTGGTTGAATGCGGGAGTGATTGGTATGCCCGCTAATGAAGGCAAAGAGTCAGTTTGGTATATGCTGCTGTCGCCCAAAGGTTCGGAGTTAGAGGTCTCATGGCACCGCCTGCAATATGATGTTGTTGCGGCACAACATGCGATGCAAGGGGTCGGCCTGAGCAAACAATACTGCCACGCGCTCAAGTCAGGTTTATGGCCTAGCCTGGACGTACTGCCAGAAAAAGAGCAGGCACTAACCGGAGTAGAACTCAACTTAGTGCCGCTAATGCTAAGACGGTTAACAGACTAA
- a CDS encoding fatty acid cis/trans isomerase: MKTRQLTRYCLLIVITAIVVAGCASGYTTDYDSLYGEAEVKERNIGWSEFQGRAQQGHVSFIKDVKPILDSRCIACHACNDAPCQQKLTSYEGIDRGASKTLVYDGARLTAEEPTRLFVDAKTTEEWRDKGFYPVLNERIESAEADLMGSLLFRVLNQKFINPLSDHGGSPQPLPKTFDFSLDRSQECPTIEEFDYYEEQYPLWGMPFGLPGLTTQEFSTISRWLAEGAKFDPLPPISKPAQEAVSQWESFLNGASLKQQLTSRYIYEHLFLGHLHFEKGAEREFFKLVRSYTPPGEAIDEIATVRPYDDPETDRVYYRLRPIKSTIVDKTHLVYTLNDQRMERFKTLFLEPDYNVESLPSYDPEKASNPFITFAAIPANSRYQFLLDEAQYFIGGFIKSPVCRGQIALNVIDDQFWALFLDPEKDSISNDTAFIAQQAKNLKLPAASEDTLRPTDIWFRFARAQKNYREAKNNYLDAQYENGNENSLNSLWNGSNQHLKDANNNPIANDNAALTIFRHFDSATVVKGLIGSQPKTVWVLDYPIFERIHYLLVAGFNVYGNVGHQLSTRLYMDYLRMESENNFLDFLPSSQRKLIRDSWYKGAGSNMISYFDKPLIGEERETRISYKTADSKTELLGYIHEHLASLKLSDPINRCTDKPCAPKNASSVEQRIFPEIQRLASITGTQLKPIPDLAYLRVIPSGEKESPVSYSLIHNRAHTNISYIFNEDARLEPENDTLTVTSRYIGSYPNFYFNVHENQLSEFIDQLKSIETPEDESAFIQRFGVRRADTKFWAINDWFNEDYLKQEPINAGWFDLNRYENR, translated from the coding sequence ATGAAGACTCGCCAACTTACTCGCTACTGCCTTTTAATAGTTATTACTGCCATTGTCGTAGCGGGGTGTGCCAGTGGCTATACCACTGACTATGACTCACTCTATGGCGAGGCAGAAGTAAAAGAGCGCAATATCGGTTGGAGTGAGTTTCAAGGTCGCGCTCAACAAGGGCATGTTTCATTTATTAAAGATGTTAAACCGATACTCGATTCTCGTTGCATAGCCTGCCACGCCTGTAATGATGCCCCCTGCCAACAAAAACTAACCTCCTATGAAGGGATAGACCGTGGCGCGAGTAAAACACTGGTTTATGATGGTGCACGACTCACAGCAGAAGAGCCTACTCGACTATTTGTCGATGCAAAAACCACAGAAGAGTGGCGAGATAAAGGGTTCTATCCGGTACTGAATGAGCGTATCGAAAGTGCAGAGGCAGACCTTATGGGCTCGCTGCTGTTTCGTGTACTCAATCAGAAGTTTATCAATCCACTGTCAGATCATGGCGGATCACCTCAACCTCTCCCCAAGACCTTTGATTTCAGTCTTGATCGAAGCCAAGAGTGCCCAACCATTGAAGAGTTTGATTACTATGAGGAGCAGTACCCGCTCTGGGGTATGCCATTTGGTTTGCCAGGTCTAACCACTCAGGAGTTTTCAACCATAAGTCGATGGCTAGCTGAAGGGGCTAAATTTGACCCACTACCGCCCATTTCAAAGCCAGCACAGGAAGCAGTCAGCCAGTGGGAGTCATTTTTAAATGGCGCTTCACTCAAGCAACAGCTCACCTCACGTTATATTTATGAGCATCTTTTCTTGGGCCACCTGCATTTCGAAAAAGGCGCTGAACGTGAATTTTTTAAATTAGTACGGTCTTATACCCCACCCGGTGAAGCGATTGACGAGATCGCCACTGTACGCCCTTATGATGACCCCGAGACTGACCGAGTTTACTACCGTTTGCGCCCAATAAAATCGACCATCGTCGACAAAACACATTTGGTATATACACTAAACGACCAACGAATGGAGCGCTTTAAGACCCTATTTTTAGAGCCTGATTATAATGTTGAGTCGTTGCCCTCTTATGATCCAGAAAAGGCGTCCAATCCGTTTATTACATTTGCTGCGATACCCGCAAATTCAAGGTATCAATTCTTACTGGATGAGGCACAGTACTTTATAGGTGGCTTTATCAAAAGCCCCGTTTGTCGCGGCCAAATAGCATTAAATGTTATTGATGATCAGTTTTGGGCACTATTTCTCGACCCAGAAAAAGATAGCATCAGCAATGACACCGCGTTTATCGCCCAACAAGCAAAGAATTTAAAACTACCAGCCGCTAGCGAAGATACATTAAGACCGACAGATATTTGGTTTAGATTTGCCCGAGCCCAAAAGAACTATCGTGAGGCTAAAAACAATTACTTAGATGCCCAGTACGAAAATGGTAATGAAAATAGCCTCAATAGCCTTTGGAATGGCAGTAACCAACATTTAAAAGATGCCAACAACAACCCAATTGCCAATGACAATGCGGCACTCACCATATTCCGTCATTTTGATAGCGCAACCGTTGTAAAAGGTCTTATAGGCAGTCAGCCCAAAACCGTATGGGTACTCGACTACCCCATTTTTGAGCGTATTCACTATCTTTTAGTTGCCGGATTTAACGTATATGGCAATGTTGGCCACCAGCTGTCAACTCGGCTCTATATGGACTATTTAAGAATGGAGTCAGAGAATAACTTTCTTGACTTTTTGCCCTCATCTCAACGCAAATTGATTCGAGATAGTTGGTATAAAGGGGCAGGCTCTAACATGATAAGCTACTTCGACAAACCCCTTATTGGTGAAGAGCGTGAAACACGTATTAGCTATAAAACAGCCGATAGTAAAACTGAGCTACTAGGTTATATTCATGAACATCTTGCGAGCCTAAAGCTCTCAGACCCTATTAACCGTTGTACTGATAAACCTTGCGCACCTAAAAACGCCTCCAGCGTTGAACAACGTATTTTCCCTGAAATTCAAAGATTAGCTAGCATTACAGGCACCCAACTTAAGCCTATTCCAGATCTTGCGTATCTTAGAGTCATCCCCTCTGGCGAAAAAGAGTCGCCGGTTAGCTACTCGCTAATACACAACCGGGCGCACACCAATATCTCATACATCTTTAATGAAGACGCAAGGCTAGAACCAGAAAACGATACTCTGACCGTAACCTCTCGTTATATAGGCAGCTATCCAAACTTCTACTTTAACGTGCATGAAAACCAACTATCAGAGTTTATTGATCAACTGAAATCAATAGAAACGCCTGAAGATGAGTCTGCATTTATTCAACGTTTCGGTGTTCGACGAGCAGACACGAAGTTCTGGGCAATTAACGACTGGTTTAACGAAGACTATTTAAAACAAGAACCGATCAACGCAGGCTGGTTCGACCTGAATCGTTACGAGAACAGGTAA
- the cbiB gene encoding adenosylcobinamide-phosphate synthase CbiB: protein MVIIQIFIAFLFDKVIGEPKNNHPLVIFGNFANKIEATSNRAQSTRIDGLTALLICILPTVLVVAILQLAVFDSGLIGILFSAVTLYITIGWQSLFEHTSAIVKPLQQGDLDEAKQKLAMIVSRDTETLEEQEVVSATIETLLENGNDAIFGALFWFVLLGPAGAVLYRLVNTLDAMWGYKNERFLQFGWAAARFDDLLNWVPARLCALSYALAGNYQSAMQSWKTQAHQWKSPNAGPVMAAGAGALSISIGGDAIYHGLKEAKPVLGVGARPTPQHILEAQSLINKALFIWLASLTVLLVAI from the coding sequence ATGGTTATTATTCAAATATTCATCGCCTTCCTTTTTGACAAAGTAATAGGTGAACCCAAAAATAACCACCCACTGGTTATTTTTGGTAACTTCGCCAATAAGATTGAAGCCACAAGTAACCGCGCTCAATCGACGAGAATTGATGGTTTAACAGCACTGTTGATATGTATTTTACCTACTGTATTGGTCGTCGCAATTCTACAACTGGCAGTGTTTGATTCAGGCCTTATAGGCATACTGTTTAGCGCAGTGACCCTCTACATCACTATTGGCTGGCAAAGTTTGTTTGAGCATACCAGCGCCATCGTAAAGCCACTACAGCAAGGTGACTTAGACGAAGCTAAGCAAAAACTAGCGATGATCGTAAGCCGAGATACCGAGACCCTTGAAGAGCAAGAGGTTGTTTCTGCCACCATCGAGACACTACTAGAAAACGGCAACGACGCTATTTTTGGCGCACTATTTTGGTTTGTTCTATTGGGGCCTGCGGGAGCAGTACTCTATCGTTTGGTTAATACACTAGATGCTATGTGGGGTTATAAAAACGAACGATTTCTTCAATTTGGCTGGGCAGCAGCACGGTTCGATGATCTGCTTAACTGGGTGCCTGCTCGACTCTGCGCCTTGAGTTATGCCTTAGCGGGTAATTATCAATCGGCGATGCAGAGCTGGAAAACGCAAGCTCACCAATGGAAGAGCCCCAATGCAGGACCGGTAATGGCAGCCGGTGCGGGAGCACTATCCATTTCCATCGGTGGAGATGCCATTTATCATGGCCTCAAAGAAGCAAAGCCAGTATTAGGTGTGGGTGCGCGCCCGACACCACAACACATATTAGAAGCGCAATCTCTTATCAATAAAGCGTTGTTTATTTGGTTGGCTTCCCTAACAGTTCTGTTAGTGGCCATTTGA
- a CDS encoding glutathione S-transferase N-terminal domain-containing protein yields the protein MAVVRWILGRLILTLNWLFTPRGIKRSAEDQSAVDAKTANLSLYQYEACPFCVKVRRAMKRNSLKVEIRDAKRNETYKSELLEQGGKLKVPCLRIEENGETRWMYESSDIINFLEQNIAQTA from the coding sequence ATGGCAGTTGTTCGTTGGATTCTTGGGCGTTTGATTTTAACCTTGAACTGGTTATTTACCCCTAGAGGCATAAAAAGGTCTGCAGAAGACCAGAGTGCAGTTGATGCAAAAACAGCTAATCTGTCACTTTATCAATACGAAGCCTGCCCGTTTTGTGTAAAAGTACGCCGTGCGATGAAGCGTAATTCACTCAAGGTAGAGATTCGTGATGCCAAGCGCAATGAAACTTATAAATCAGAGCTATTAGAGCAAGGCGGCAAGCTTAAAGTGCCTTGCTTGAGAATTGAAGAAAACGGTGAGACTCGCTGGATGTATGAGTCGTCAGATATTATTAACTTTCTTGAGCAGAATATCGCGCAGACCGCTTAA
- a CDS encoding ion transporter: protein MNTDNLQKSFLKIRSNKAFELFVIFIIVFSALVIGAKTYDIPENVLTVISWLDHFITLVFLVEIIIRYLGEEHKRDFFKHGWNIFDTLIVVVSLVPIENSEMALVGRLVRIFRVLRMVSIIPELRLLLNSLMKAMPQLGYVILLMFIIFYIYAAIGSTFFANINPTLWGDISISMLTLFRVMTFEDWTDVMYETMTVYSFSWAYYLTFIFFTAFAFLNMVIGIVVSVLEDEHAKQKAEQDKADGKHTIEDLHQQLEELKALIKQQK, encoded by the coding sequence ATGAACACCGACAACCTGCAAAAGTCCTTTCTTAAAATAAGGAGTAACAAGGCCTTTGAGCTTTTTGTTATCTTTATTATTGTTTTCTCTGCGCTGGTTATTGGCGCCAAGACCTATGATATTCCTGAGAATGTATTAACCGTTATCAGTTGGTTAGATCACTTCATCACACTGGTGTTTCTCGTTGAAATTATCATCCGCTATTTGGGTGAGGAGCATAAGCGAGACTTCTTCAAACATGGTTGGAATATTTTTGACACCCTGATAGTGGTTGTTAGCCTGGTACCCATCGAAAACAGCGAAATGGCACTGGTAGGCCGACTTGTTCGTATTTTTAGGGTGCTCAGAATGGTCTCGATTATTCCTGAGCTACGCTTGCTATTAAATTCACTGATGAAGGCAATGCCACAGCTCGGCTACGTCATTCTGCTGATGTTTATTATTTTCTATATCTATGCCGCTATTGGGAGCACTTTTTTTGCCAACATCAACCCTACACTGTGGGGAGACATATCGATCTCGATGCTGACCTTATTTAGGGTGATGACATTTGAAGACTGGACCGACGTTATGTACGAGACCATGACGGTTTACTCATTTAGTTGGGCCTATTACCTCACATTTATCTTCTTTACCGCATTTGCGTTTCTTAATATGGTCATTGGTATTGTGGTAAGCGTATTAGAAGATGAGCATGCTAAACAGAAGGCTGAACAAGACAAGGCGGACGGTAAACATACGATCGAAGACCTCCATCAACAGCTAGAAGAGCTAAAAGCGCTCATTAAGCAGCAAAAATAG